The Eleutherodactylus coqui strain aEleCoq1 chromosome 6, aEleCoq1.hap1, whole genome shotgun sequence genome window below encodes:
- the LOC136632988 gene encoding prostaglandin reductase 2-like isoform X2 — MLYQKVTLCQRFRMNEGTRTDYVHPWKLSEVLDSGGIGVVQHSRHSDFKVGDFVTKLNWPWQTKCVLDGSSLTKLDPSLVDGHLSYFLGAVGFTGLTAFFGMKEKGHVIPGANQTMVVSGAAGACGSLAGQIGRFFGCSRIIGICGTDEKCSVLTSDFGFDAALNYKKAGLADKLRECCPSGVDVYFDNVGGEIRDLVISQMAKNSNILVCGQISQYNTDFAYPPPIPAQTAAILKERNIRREISVVFDYVDHFEMAIEQLGEWVRTGKLKVKETITHGIENTAGAFLSMLKGGNIGKQIVQITG, encoded by the exons CGTTTCCGCATGAATGAAGGCACGCGTACAGATTATGTCCATCCATGGAAACTCTCCGAAGTGTTGGACAGTGGTGGTATTGGAGTGGTGCAGCACAGCAGACACAGCGATTTTAAAGTTGGGGATTTTGTTACAAAATTGAACTGGCCCTGGCAGACAAAATGTGTATTGGATGGCAGCTCTCTGACAAAG CTGGACCCTAGTCTTGTGGATGGGCACCTGTCATATTTTCTGGGCGCAGTCGGATTTACTGGTTTGACTGCTTTTTTCGGTATGAAGGAAAAAGGTCATGTGATTCCTGGCGCCAATCAGACAATGGTTGTTAGTGGCGCTGCTGGAGCCTGTGGGTCATTGGCTGGACAG ATTGGACGATTCTTTGGCTGCTCTCGCATCATTGGAATTTGTGGGACAGATGAGAAGTGTTCAGTGTTGACCTCCGATTTTGGCTTTGATGCTGCATTGAATTACAAGAAAGCGGGTCTTGCAGATAAGTTAAGAGAATGCTGTCCTAGTGGAGTGGATGTGTACTTTGATAATGTCGGAGGAGAAATTAGGGATCTTGTTATTAGTCAG ATGGCCAAGAACAGCAATATCCTTGTATGTGGTCAAATCTCACAATACAACACGGATTTTGCTTATCCGCCTCCTATACCAGCCCAAACAGCGGCCATACTGAAAGAGCGCAATATTAGAAG GGAAATATCTGTAGTCTTTGACTATGTCGATCACTTTGAAATGGCTATTGAGCAGCTCGGTGAGTGGGTGAGAACAGGAAAATTGAAG GTTAAAGAGACTATTACACACGGAATTGAGAACACGGCAG GTGCTTTTCTGTCCATGTTGAAAGGTGGAAATATAGGGAAGCAGATTGTACAGATAACTGGATAA